In Stenotrophomonas sp. ESTM1D_MKCIP4_1, a single genomic region encodes these proteins:
- a CDS encoding Glu/Leu/Phe/Val dehydrogenase dimerization domain-containing protein: protein MLFETLATTGHEQVVFCHSHDAGLQAIIAIHNTTLGPALGGVRMRPYASTDEALADVLRLSRTMTYKNALAGLNVGGGKAVIIGDPKVDKTEVLFRAFGRYVDSLGGRYITAEDVGTDVNDMENIYLESQFVTGVHQVHGGSGDPAPFTAYGALQALMASLRFKFGHEEVGKTSIAVQGLGHIGMELVKLLRDRGAKLYVTDLDSSLVDRAVSDFGAEAVKPDEIHEVNADVFAPCALEGAINADTLPRIKAKIICGTANNQLSSLEIGDELHARGILYAPDYAVNAGGVMNVSLEIDGYNRERAMRLIRSIYHNLSRIFELSQRENIAPQRAADRIAEARILSIGKLKMPLGRSTPRLGNLRGG from the coding sequence ATGCTATTCGAAACCCTCGCCACCACCGGCCACGAACAGGTTGTGTTCTGCCACAGCCACGACGCTGGCCTGCAGGCGATCATCGCCATCCACAACACCACCCTGGGCCCGGCTCTGGGCGGCGTACGCATGCGCCCCTACGCCAGCACCGATGAAGCGCTGGCCGACGTGCTGCGGCTGAGCCGGACGATGACCTACAAGAATGCATTGGCCGGCCTCAACGTCGGTGGCGGCAAGGCGGTCATCATCGGCGACCCGAAGGTGGACAAGACCGAGGTGCTGTTCCGCGCCTTCGGCCGCTATGTGGATTCGCTGGGCGGTCGCTACATCACCGCCGAGGACGTCGGCACCGACGTCAATGACATGGAAAACATCTACCTGGAAAGCCAGTTCGTGACCGGCGTGCACCAGGTCCACGGTGGCTCGGGCGACCCGGCACCGTTCACCGCCTATGGCGCGCTGCAGGCGCTGATGGCGTCGCTGCGCTTCAAGTTCGGCCACGAGGAAGTGGGCAAGACCAGCATCGCGGTGCAGGGCCTGGGTCACATCGGCATGGAGCTGGTCAAGCTGCTGCGCGACCGTGGTGCCAAGCTCTACGTGACCGATCTGGACAGCAGCCTGGTTGATCGTGCGGTCAGCGATTTCGGGGCCGAGGCGGTGAAGCCGGACGAGATCCACGAAGTCAACGCTGACGTGTTCGCACCGTGCGCGCTGGAAGGCGCGATCAATGCCGACACCCTGCCGCGCATCAAGGCCAAGATCATCTGTGGCACCGCCAACAACCAGCTCTCCAGCCTGGAGATCGGCGATGAACTGCATGCGCGCGGCATCCTCTACGCACCCGATTACGCCGTCAACGCCGGTGGCGTGATGAATGTGTCGCTGGAGATCGACGGCTACAACCGCGAACGTGCGATGCGCCTGATCCGCAGCATCTACCACAACCTCAGCCGCATCTTCGAGCTGTCCCAGCGCGAGAACATCGCACCGCAGCGCGCAGCCGACCGCATCGCCGAGGCGCGCATCCTGTCCATCGGCAAGCTGAAGATGCCGCTGGGCCGCAGCACCCCGCGCCTGGGCAACCTGCGCGGGGGTTGA